One part of the Thermodesulfobacteriota bacterium genome encodes these proteins:
- the secY gene encoding preprotein translocase subunit SecY, whose product MSRNISAIPRIPELNKRILFTALMLIVYRLGVFVPTPGIDPEQISRIFEQTRGTIFDILNLFSGGALEQASVFALGVMPYITSSIIMSLLVKAIPTLEAIQKEGEAGRRKINQYSRYGTVLICIIQGFMLAVTLEGGLGLGASVVKDPGWVFRITTVITLTAGSLFVMWIGEQISERGIGNGISLIIAASIMARIPSGIWDIFRLVGTGEMNVFGVILLFGFLALIIGAIVYVERSYRKIPVQYPRRVVGRKVYGGQSSHLPLKVNTAGVIPPIFASSLMIFPATVLTFINIPTLRNISDYFFQNMFIYNAIYAALIIFFAYFYTAVVYNPDDLAENLRKNGGFVPGIRPGKKTAEYIDKILGRITFIGAIYVAAVCVLPSVLQTKPFNLPFFFGGTSLLIVVGVTLDTVQQIESFLITHSYEGFIKKRGMKGPRRFGI is encoded by the coding sequence ATGAGCAGAAATATCTCAGCAATTCCCAGGATTCCTGAATTAAACAAAAGGATTCTCTTCACCGCCTTGATGCTCATCGTTTACCGGTTGGGCGTCTTCGTACCTACACCGGGTATAGACCCGGAACAGATATCCAGGATTTTTGAGCAAACCAGGGGAACTATATTCGACATATTAAATCTTTTTTCCGGCGGCGCCCTGGAGCAGGCTTCAGTGTTTGCACTGGGGGTCATGCCGTACATAACTTCGTCTATCATCATGTCCCTCCTGGTGAAGGCCATTCCTACCCTGGAAGCGATTCAAAAGGAGGGTGAGGCTGGGAGAAGAAAGATAAACCAGTATTCCCGGTATGGAACGGTACTTATATGTATCATTCAGGGTTTCATGCTGGCGGTTACACTCGAAGGAGGCCTCGGATTGGGCGCCTCGGTTGTGAAGGACCCGGGATGGGTATTCAGAATCACCACCGTGATTACACTTACCGCCGGCAGTCTTTTTGTCATGTGGATAGGTGAGCAGATCTCCGAGCGGGGAATAGGAAACGGTATATCCCTTATAATCGCCGCATCGATCATGGCTAGGATACCGTCTGGTATATGGGATATCTTCAGGCTGGTTGGAACCGGGGAAATGAACGTATTTGGGGTCATACTGCTTTTTGGTTTCCTGGCCTTGATCATAGGGGCCATTGTGTATGTAGAGAGGTCCTACCGAAAGATCCCGGTACAATACCCCAGGCGGGTGGTGGGGAGAAAGGTATACGGGGGACAGTCTTCGCATCTACCGCTAAAGGTGAACACGGCAGGGGTTATTCCTCCCATTTTCGCCTCCTCGTTGATGATATTCCCTGCCACCGTGCTTACCTTCATCAATATCCCCACGCTCCGGAATATAAGCGATTATTTCTTTCAAAATATGTTCATATATAATGCTATTTATGCGGCCTTAATTATATTCTTCGCCTATTTTTACACCGCGGTCGTGTACAATCCGGATGACCTGGCCGAGAACCTGAGAAAAAACGGAGGCTTTGTTCCAGGGATAAGGCCGGGGAAAAAAACCGCCGAATATATCGACAAAATACTGGGAAGGATAACCTTCATCGGGGCTATCTATGTGGCCGCGGTATGCGTGCTGCCGTCGGTTCTTCAAACGAAGCCGTTTAATCTTCCGTTTTTTTTCGGTGGTACCTCTCTTCTCATCGTAGTTGGGGTCACCCTGGACACGGTCCAGCAGATAGAGTCTTTCTTGATTACCCACAGTTACGAGGGTTTCATAAAGAAGCGGGGTATGAAAGGGCCTAGGAGGTTTGGGATATAG
- the rplO gene encoding 50S ribosomal protein L15 gives MEMLNRLTPPSGAKKERKRVGRGPGCHGKTSGRGHKGQGSRSGGMVSPWFEGGQTPLKLRSPKRGFKSPKKTVYDLINVRDLNEFSDGDVITPEVLKKAGLASGKKPVKILGDGELTRTLKVKANSFSREAVKKLEGRGGQAEVL, from the coding sequence ATGGAAATGCTGAATAGACTAACACCCCCGTCTGGTGCAAAAAAAGAGAGAAAAAGAGTAGGTAGGGGCCCGGGCTGCCATGGCAAAACCAGCGGACGCGGGCATAAGGGACAAGGCTCCCGATCCGGGGGGATGGTTTCCCCATGGTTTGAAGGCGGACAAACGCCGCTCAAGCTAAGGTCGCCAAAGCGTGGGTTCAAGAGCCCAAAGAAGACCGTCTATGACCTGATAAATGTGAGAGACCTCAACGAATTTAGCGACGGGGATGTTATAACACCGGAGGTCCTGAAAAAAGCGGGCCTGGCAAGCGGGAAAAAACCGGTGAAGATTCTTGGAGACGGGGAGCTAACTAGGACACTAAAAGTGAAAGCAAATAGCTTTAGCCGGGAAGCGGTCAAAAAGCTCGAAGGGCGCGGGGGCCAAGCAGAGGTTTTATGA
- the rpsE gene encoding 30S ribosomal protein S5, which produces MQRERVDPTGLDLKEKIVHVRRVAKVTKGGKRFHFTALVVIGNGAGVVGTALGKSNEVPDAIRKAIEKAKKNLIRVPKRNNTIPHEVVGEHSSSRVILKPAAPGTGVIAGGAVRAVVELAGIQDILSKVLGSTNPLNVVLATINGLSSLRMPEDVAKVRGKEVKDLDLPRYYANMSN; this is translated from the coding sequence TTGCAAAGGGAAAGAGTTGATCCGACTGGTTTGGATTTAAAAGAGAAGATAGTACACGTCAGAAGGGTGGCGAAAGTAACAAAAGGCGGCAAGAGGTTTCATTTCACTGCCCTGGTGGTAATCGGGAATGGTGCCGGTGTCGTCGGAACCGCTTTGGGGAAATCAAATGAAGTCCCGGATGCCATCAGAAAAGCAATAGAAAAAGCCAAGAAGAACCTGATAAGGGTTCCCAAGCGTAACAACACCATTCCCCACGAGGTCGTGGGTGAGCACAGTTCGAGCAGGGTCATATTAAAGCCGGCTGCTCCCGGTACGGGGGTTATTGCCGGAGGTGCGGTGAGGGCAGTAGTCGAGCTAGCCGGCATTCAGGACATATTGTCCAAGGTGCTCGGTTCGACAAACCCCTTGAATGTGGTGCTGGCCACTATAAACGGACTTTCTTCTCTAAGAATGCCTGAGGACGTAGCAAAGGTCAGGGGGAAGGAAGTAAAAGATTTAGACCTCCCTAGATATTACGCTAATATGTCGAATTAA
- the rplR gene encoding 50S ribosomal protein L18, producing MIKQRSRKERRDIRHLRVKRKAFSSIGTPRLTVFKSSKHIYAQVIDDVAERTLVAASSHTPKVREILKQDPKKKIEVAKIVGKYIGELSLSKGIKTVRFDRGGYPYHGRVKSLAEGAREAGLEF from the coding sequence ATGATAAAGCAGAGAAGCAGGAAAGAAAGGCGTGATATAAGGCATCTAAGGGTTAAAAGAAAAGCATTCTCCTCCATTGGCACGCCGAGGCTTACCGTGTTTAAATCCTCGAAGCATATCTATGCTCAGGTAATTGACGACGTGGCGGAACGAACACTGGTTGCCGCTTCTTCGCACACCCCTAAGGTTAGAGAGATATTAAAACAGGACCCCAAAAAGAAGATAGAAGTGGCGAAAATCGTGGGGAAATATATCGGTGAGCTCTCTTTGTCAAAAGGTATAAAGACGGTACGTTTTGACCGGGGTGGATACCCTTATCACGGCCGGGTTAAGTCTCTGGCTGAGGGGGCCCGGGAGGCCGGACTAGAATTTTAA
- the rplF gene encoding 50S ribosomal protein L6, whose product MSRIGRKPINFSSGVKVEAKNGLIEVTGPKGKVSQHLPEGIKTRVEGNELYVERESDEKKYRALHGLVRSLVANMVLGVTEGFSRSLDIVGVGYRAELSGKSALKLNLGYSNPVEFTLPPGVTATVEERGTRVIIQGIDKHLVGNTAAKIRELRPPDAYKGKGIRYTGEMLKLKPGKAGAKK is encoded by the coding sequence ATGTCTAGGATAGGTAGAAAGCCAATAAATTTCTCCAGTGGGGTTAAGGTAGAGGCTAAAAACGGTTTGATCGAGGTTACCGGTCCGAAGGGTAAGGTCTCCCAACACCTGCCCGAAGGCATTAAAACCAGGGTAGAGGGCAACGAACTATATGTGGAAAGGGAGAGCGATGAAAAAAAGTACCGGGCGCTTCACGGCCTCGTTCGCTCCTTGGTCGCGAATATGGTCTTGGGGGTTACCGAGGGCTTTTCCCGCTCGCTCGATATTGTCGGTGTTGGCTACCGGGCCGAGCTTTCCGGGAAGAGCGCCTTAAAACTCAATCTTGGTTATTCAAACCCGGTAGAATTTACACTGCCTCCGGGTGTGACTGCTACGGTCGAGGAGAGGGGAACAAGGGTGATCATACAGGGCATCGATAAGCACCTGGTGGGAAACACTGCGGCAAAGATAAGGGAACTGAGACCGCCGGATGCTTACAAGGGTAAGGGTATAAGATACACCGGTGAGATGCTCAAACTCAAACCGGGAAAGGCGGGTGCTAAGAAATGA
- the rpsH gene encoding 30S ribosomal protein S8 translates to MTDPIADMLTRIRNALIARHKSLEVPASRIKVEIARILKEEGFIADYKVFEEEPRKIIKIDLLYTPDGETVIKEVKRVSKPGCRVYVNKNELPRVRGGLGISIVSTSRGIMTGTEARRLKIGGELLCTVL, encoded by the coding sequence ATGACCGACCCTATTGCTGATATGCTTACAAGAATAAGAAACGCTCTTATAGCTCGCCATAAATCGCTAGAGGTCCCGGCCTCAAGAATAAAGGTAGAGATAGCCCGGATTCTTAAGGAAGAGGGGTTCATAGCCGATTACAAGGTGTTTGAAGAGGAGCCGAGAAAGATAATCAAGATCGACCTTCTCTACACGCCCGATGGAGAAACGGTTATAAAAGAGGTTAAGAGGGTTAGTAAACCGGGTTGTCGTGTATACGTGAACAAGAATGAACTTCCCAGGGTACGAGGAGGCCTAGGAATTTCTATTGTTTCCACCTCAAGGGGCATTATGACTGGGACGGAGGCACGGCGTCTCAAGATTGGTGGAGAGCTTTTATGCACAGTGCTGTGA
- a CDS encoding type Z 30S ribosomal protein S14, whose amino-acid sequence MTRKALLEKSNRKPKFKVRKRNRCPLCGRPRSYIRKFAMCRLCFRDKASFGSIPGVRKASW is encoded by the coding sequence ATGACCAGAAAGGCGCTTTTAGAGAAATCCAATAGAAAGCCAAAGTTTAAAGTTAGAAAAAGAAACCGCTGTCCGCTTTGTGGTAGGCCCAGGTCGTACATAAGAAAGTTCGCTATGTGCCGGTTATGCTTCAGGGATAAGGCCAGCTTCGGAAGTATTCCCGGCGTAAGGAAGGCAAGCTGGTGA
- the rplE gene encoding 50S ribosomal protein L5, whose translation MAPRLKVVYKEKVAPKLKERFGYKNPMQIPRLEKIVVNMGLGRLSDAGRENKVIDDAVNELSSIVGQKPVVTRARKSIAGFKLREGVPIGCMVTLRGDRMYEFLDRLVNLALPRVRDFKGVSADAFDGRGNYTLGIREHLIFPEADYGKIEKVKGMNVTIVTSAKSDEEARELLTNLGMPFRKN comes from the coding sequence ATGGCTCCAAGATTAAAAGTGGTTTACAAAGAAAAGGTGGCTCCAAAGTTAAAAGAGCGGTTTGGGTATAAAAACCCCATGCAGATTCCCCGTCTGGAGAAGATCGTGGTGAATATGGGGCTCGGAAGGCTGAGTGATGCGGGAAGGGAGAATAAAGTAATAGACGATGCTGTCAACGAGTTGTCTTCCATAGTAGGACAGAAGCCGGTTGTGACCAGGGCCAGAAAATCTATAGCCGGTTTTAAGTTGAGAGAAGGGGTTCCTATCGGTTGCATGGTCACACTACGCGGAGACCGCATGTACGAGTTCCTGGATAGGCTGGTCAATCTGGCGCTTCCCCGGGTGAGAGATTTTAAGGGTGTTTCGGCGGATGCATTCGACGGCCGTGGAAACTACACACTGGGCATCAGAGAGCACCTGATATTCCCGGAGGCCGATTACGGCAAGATTGAAAAGGTTAAGGGTATGAACGTGACTATAGTAACGAGTGCCAAAAGCGACGAAGAAGCCAGGGAGCTTTTGACGAATCTGGGTATGCCGTTTAGAAAAAATTAG
- the rplX gene encoding 50S ribosomal protein L24 has product MVRDNKKKGLGRRKFHIRTGDTVYVIAGKDKGKTGKVIRVLRDKNKALVEKLNMVKRHSRPSQKNPTGGIIEKEAPIHLSNLMPYDPTVKRPVRVGYKVLPTKEKVRYSKKSGEEIKT; this is encoded by the coding sequence ATGGTCAGGGATAATAAAAAAAAGGGATTGGGAAGAAGAAAATTTCATATCAGGACCGGTGACACGGTTTATGTAATAGCCGGTAAGGACAAGGGGAAGACCGGAAAGGTGATAAGGGTTTTGAGGGATAAGAACAAGGCCTTGGTGGAGAAGCTGAACATGGTAAAGCGTCATAGCCGTCCTTCTCAAAAAAATCCGACCGGTGGAATAATCGAGAAGGAAGCCCCTATTCATCTATCCAATCTGATGCCGTACGACCCTACGGTAAAGCGCCCGGTCAGGGTGGGGTATAAGGTGCTCCCCACGAAGGAAAAGGTAAGATATAGCAAAAAAAGCGGCGAGGAAATTAAGACCTGA
- the rplN gene encoding 50S ribosomal protein L14: MIQPTTVLESADNTGAKKLFCIRVMGGSNRKYARLGDIVVVSVKEALPNSKVEKGDVHRAVIVRTRKEQRRADGSYVRFDNNAAVLITKENEPMGTRVFGPIARELRLQGFMKIISLAPEVV; this comes from the coding sequence GTGATTCAACCTACTACGGTTCTCGAATCTGCAGACAACACCGGGGCGAAAAAGCTTTTCTGCATAAGGGTAATGGGCGGTTCTAACCGGAAATACGCCCGGCTGGGTGATATCGTCGTGGTTTCGGTCAAGGAGGCACTCCCCAATTCTAAGGTGGAGAAAGGGGATGTCCATCGGGCGGTCATAGTTCGCACCAGAAAGGAACAGAGGCGTGCTGACGGCTCCTATGTCCGGTTCGATAATAATGCGGCGGTGCTCATAACCAAGGAAAATGAGCCCATGGGAACGCGTGTATTTGGCCCCATAGCCAGGGAGCTCCGTCTTCAGGGCTTTATGAAAATAATCTCACTGGCACCGGAGGTTGTTTAA
- the rpsQ gene encoding 30S ribosomal protein S17, with amino-acid sequence MARGKVKKLVGVVTSDKMDKTVVVDVTRIKKHSSYLKPIKATSRFKAHDEKGECKVGDKVLIIGTRPLSKTKRWRVSKVLEHATVIEGEVIEELSEQGGNTE; translated from the coding sequence ATGGCCAGAGGAAAGGTTAAGAAGCTAGTGGGTGTAGTTACTAGCGATAAGATGGATAAAACGGTGGTTGTGGATGTGACTAGAATTAAAAAACATTCCAGTTACCTCAAGCCGATAAAGGCAACCTCCCGGTTCAAGGCTCACGATGAAAAGGGGGAGTGCAAAGTGGGGGATAAGGTTCTTATAATCGGTACAAGACCTCTAAGTAAGACGAAGAGATGGAGGGTAAGCAAGGTTCTTGAGCATGCCACTGTTATCGAAGGCGAGGTTATAGAGGAATTATCCGAGCAAGGAGGAAATACGGAGTGA
- the rpmC gene encoding 50S ribosomal protein L29, with product MKPGEIRELSDEELMKKERDTKEELFNLRVQIATNQTTNVARVRKLRKDLARVLTLKRERELGIRRK from the coding sequence ATGAAGCCAGGTGAGATAAGAGAGCTTAGCGACGAGGAGTTGATGAAAAAGGAAAGGGATACAAAGGAGGAGCTTTTCAACCTCCGGGTGCAAATTGCCACCAACCAGACCACAAATGTGGCCAGGGTAAGGAAACTGAGGAAGGACCTGGCCAGGGTATTAACCCTCAAAAGAGAGAGAGAACTGGGAATAAGGAGAAAATAA
- the rplP gene encoding 50S ribosomal protein L16 encodes MLQPARTKYRKQHKGRIRGKATRGATLAFGEFGLQSLECGKLTSQQIEAARVAITRHVRRGAKLWVRIFPDKPITKKPAETRMGKGKGDVAGYVAPIYRGTMLYEISGLPKDVSREALRLASHKLPVKTRVVAREEGVLTT; translated from the coding sequence ATGCTTCAGCCGGCTAGGACAAAGTATAGAAAGCAACATAAGGGAAGAATAAGGGGAAAGGCGACAAGGGGGGCAACCTTGGCCTTCGGGGAGTTCGGGCTTCAATCGCTAGAATGCGGCAAGCTGACCTCTCAACAGATTGAGGCGGCTCGAGTGGCCATAACCCGTCACGTGAGACGGGGCGCCAAGCTATGGGTGAGGATATTTCCGGATAAGCCTATAACCAAGAAACCCGCGGAGACCAGGATGGGAAAAGGAAAAGGAGATGTTGCCGGGTATGTAGCGCCGATATATCGGGGCACCATGCTCTACGAGATAAGCGGCCTTCCCAAGGATGTATCCAGGGAAGCGCTCCGGCTCGCCTCTCATAAACTTCCGGTGAAGACGCGCGTAGTGGCCCGGGAAGAGGGGGTTCTGACCACATGA
- the rpsC gene encoding 30S ribosomal protein S3 has protein sequence MGQKVCPIGLRIGITKSWDSKWYAEKQKYTELLHEDIKIRSIIKKEFYQAGISKIELERAASERVRVVIYAARPGMIIGRKGQEIESLRRSLHEMTGKDVYLDIREVKRPEVDAQLVAENVALQLSRRVAYRRAMKRAMASALRLGAIGIKVMVAGRLGGAEIARKEWYREGRVPLTTLRADIDYGLAEAKTTYGVIGVKVWIFKGEVLERKARHTS, from the coding sequence TTGGGACAAAAGGTTTGCCCTATAGGGCTCAGGATCGGGATCACCAAAAGTTGGGATTCAAAGTGGTATGCCGAGAAGCAAAAATACACCGAGCTTCTTCACGAGGACATAAAGATCAGGTCCATCATCAAGAAGGAGTTTTATCAGGCTGGTATTTCCAAGATTGAGTTGGAAAGGGCCGCATCAGAGAGGGTAAGGGTGGTGATATATGCGGCACGGCCGGGCATGATAATCGGCAGAAAGGGACAGGAGATCGAATCTTTAAGGCGAAGCCTCCACGAAATGACCGGTAAGGATGTTTATCTGGATATCCGTGAAGTAAAACGTCCGGAGGTGGATGCCCAGCTTGTGGCGGAGAATGTAGCCCTTCAACTTTCCAGGAGGGTTGCATATAGACGGGCCATGAAGAGGGCGATGGCTTCTGCTCTCAGGCTTGGGGCAATTGGTATAAAAGTTATGGTGGCTGGTAGGTTGGGCGGAGCGGAGATAGCCAGAAAAGAGTGGTACCGGGAGGGACGAGTCCCTCTTACTACTCTCCGGGCAGACATAGATTACGGATTGGCCGAGGCAAAAACAACCTATGGAGTCATAGGTGTAAAGGTATGGATATTCAAGGGCGAGGTTTTGGAAAGAAAGGCAAGACATACAAGTTGA